The window GTTGCCGGCGGCGACCACCACGGCCCCACCCCGCATGAGGTATTGGTCCACGGCGAAGCGCTCTTTGTCGTTCATATTCTGGGGGGCGATGACCAGGAGCATGTCGATGTCCTCGGGCACCTGGCCATCGCTCAGGTTCACCGGCTTGACGGTGTACTCGCTGCTCAGCTGTTCCTGGATCATATTCCAGGAGGCCAGCGGCTGCTGGGGCTGGCCGAACATGTCCGTGGTGGGGGTGGCGGGCGGCGTCCACAGGCCCACCACCTTGAGGAAGCCCGGCGCGCTGCGCTTCAAAGCCGACTCGATGGCCGTGCGGATGTCCGCCTCGCTGAGGCTGCCGGTGGGGTAAATGACCTGCTGCCGGTTGCCCATCTGGAGCAGCATGTGCAGGTAGTAACTCTGGTCGGAGAAGAAGGAGACCGGGAAGGGCTGCAGGCCGTAGGTGTCCAGCAGCTCCTGGCGGCTCATCTTGCTGTCGGCCGCGTCCGGGTCGATCTGCTCGAAGGTGAACTTGCCGTCCGACTCCGCCGCGATGGCCTCGGCCACCTTCTGGATGGTGGCGGGCGCCTCGGCCAGATCAGCCGGCAGGGTGTTGGGCGTCACGATCAGGGTCAGGTGCACTGGCTCCGACATGGCCGCCAGGAGGGCGTCCACGCTCTGGAAGCCGTAGACCACCTTTTTGATGGCGCTGGTCAGGTCGTATTCCAGGTTGCGCAGCCGCACATCGATGGTACCGTCCCGGTTGGGCTCCACCTGGATCAGGTCGTTGAAGCCCAGGGTCACGCTCTGGTCGCCGTAGCGGATCAGGATGTCAAAGTAGGAGTTGATGACCGAGGCTTCATAGCGGCCGGAGACCTGAAAGGGGGTGGGGCGGATGCCGTAGGTCTGGTTGGCTTCGGCCTCGATTTCCGGATCGGTGGTGGGGTCGACCACTTCCGCGGTGACCCGCCCCCGGGCCGCGATCTCATACTCCTTCAGCATGTCGCTGATGCGGGGTACCAGGGGCGCCAGGAGGGGATGGGTGCGGCTGCTGATGTAGGCCCGGATCAGCAGGGGCTCCTGCAGGTTGGACAGCAGATCTTGGGTCGTCTGGGAGAGACTGTACTCCCGGTACTCGGTGGTATCCAGGCGCAGGCCATGGAGGGGGTAGAGCCAGAAATTGACCAGAACCAGGTTGGCGATGAGCAGGCCCGAGAGGGCAGCCTGACGGCGCCGGTAGGGCCGGGTGCGGGCGCCATGGCTCCACCGTTTGCTGTCCAGGGAGAGCTTGTTCAGCACCAGGAAGATGCCGGTCAGGGAGAGGTAATAGGCCAGGTCCCGCAGGTCGATGACGCCCCGCTCGATGCTCTCGAAGCGACTGCCGGTGCCCAGGGCCCGCATCAGTTCACCCACCTGGTTGCTGACAAAGTCGACCGCGGCGCTGGACCCCACCAGATAGAAGACCCCGCCCACCAGACCCGTGGCGATAAGGGCCACGATCTGGTTGTCCGTGCGGGAGGAGACGAAGAGGCCGATGGCCGTGTAGGCGCCGGCCAGCAGGATGGCGGCCAGATAGCCGCCAAAGACCGGCCCCCAGTCCAGGTTGCCCAGCTGGGCTACGGTGATGGGCAGGGGCAGGGTCAGGAGCAGGGCCAGGACCACCATGGCCATGACGGCCAGGAACTTGCCCAACACCATTTGGGTGGTGGTCACAGGCAGGGTCAGGAGCATCTCCAGGGTGCCGGCCCGCTGTTCTTCGCTCCACTGTCGCATGGTCAGGGCGGCCACCAGGAAGATCAGGAGCAGAGGCATCCAGCGGAAAAGTGGCCGCACATCCGCAATCCCCCGGGCGAAGAAGGTGTCCACCCAGAAGAAGGTAAAGAGCGTGCCGGCCAAAAAGGCGCCCAGGAAGATGAGGGCCATGGGCGAGCCGAAATAGCTCTCCAGCTCTTTGCGGGTGATGGAAAGGATCTGTCGCATAACGGGCTCCTACGTTTCTGAAAACGAGGATGAGGTCCATTCCCCAGGCGGCCGACGCCAGGGAAGGGTAACGGGGTGACGCCGGCCGGGGGCCTCAGGCAGCCACAGCCAACTGGTTGAAGACCGACTCCAGCGTCTGCACGTCGTTGCGGAGCTCCCGGACCGGCCAGCCCTGGTCGGCGGCCAGCCGATAGATGGCCGGGCAGAGGTCCGCGTCCTCCCGGCCGCGTACCCGGTAGAAGGGGTAGCCATTTTGGCTGTCCCGCTCCACAGCCACCACACCGTCCAGCCTGGCCAACGCGTCCCGCACGCCGGCCACTTCCTGATTCAGGACGAGGATAGCGTTGTGGGTGGTGGCCAGCTCGGAAATGCGGGCGTCGGCCCGCACCTGACCGTTCATCAGGATCAGGACCCGGTCGCAGAGGGCTTCGACCTCTGACAGGATGTGGGTGGAGAAGAGGATGGTGGCGTGCTGGGCCAGTCGGCGGATCAGGCGGCGGATCTCCACGATCTGGGTGGGATCCAGCCCCACGGTAGGTTCGTCCAGGATCAGCAACTTGGGCCGATGGAGGATGGCCTGGGCCAGCCCGACCCGCTGACGATACCCTTTGCTCAGCTGGCCGATGGGCTGGGTCAGGCGGTCGGTGAGGCCGGTGGCGTAGACGGCCCGGGCGATGCGCTCGTTCTGCTCCGCCGGCGGCACCCGCCGCAGATCGGCCATCAACTTCAGGTAGGCCTGCACCGACAGCTCGGGGTAGAGGGGGGCATTCTCGGGCAGATACCCGATGTGCGCCTGAACGTCCTGGGTTTGGGTCAACACATCGAAGCCGGCGATGGTCACCTGGCCTTCGTCCGGCTGCAGATAGCCGGTGAGGATCTTGATGAGGGTGGTCTTGCCTGCGCCATTGGGGCCCAACAGCCCGACAATTTCACCTTCTTCGATGGTGAAAGAGACATCGGAGAGGGCCCGGATGGTTCCGTACGCCTTGCTCACGCCATGGACATCGATCATGCAGAGCCTCCACAGTCGCTTGGCCGTCGAAGTCTCAGGGGGAGTGTGTCCGTCTAGAGCAGTCGGGCCTTAAGCCCCCGGGCCGAAATTCGGCGGCCTTACCGTCTCTGACGAAATTTTGGGCGGAAACTGGCGGCGAATTTCAG of the Litorilinea aerophila genome contains:
- a CDS encoding Gldg family protein, producing the protein MRQILSITRKELESYFGSPMALIFLGAFLAGTLFTFFWVDTFFARGIADVRPLFRWMPLLLIFLVAALTMRQWSEEQRAGTLEMLLTLPVTTTQMVLGKFLAVMAMVVLALLLTLPLPITVAQLGNLDWGPVFGGYLAAILLAGAYTAIGLFVSSRTDNQIVALIATGLVGGVFYLVGSSAAVDFVSNQVGELMRALGTGSRFESIERGVIDLRDLAYYLSLTGIFLVLNKLSLDSKRWSHGARTRPYRRRQAALSGLLIANLVLVNFWLYPLHGLRLDTTEYREYSLSQTTQDLLSNLQEPLLIRAYISSRTHPLLAPLVPRISDMLKEYEIAARGRVTAEVVDPTTDPEIEAEANQTYGIRPTPFQVSGRYEASVINSYFDILIRYGDQSVTLGFNDLIQVEPNRDGTIDVRLRNLEYDLTSAIKKVVYGFQSVDALLAAMSEPVHLTLIVTPNTLPADLAEAPATIQKVAEAIAAESDGKFTFEQIDPDAADSKMSRQELLDTYGLQPFPVSFFSDQSYYLHMLLQMGNRQQVIYPTGSLSEADIRTAIESALKRSAPGFLKVVGLWTPPATPTTDMFGQPQQPLASWNMIQEQLSSEYTVKPVNLSDGQVPEDIDMLLVIAPQNMNDKERFAVDQYLMRGGAVVVAAGNYTIAPDMLTGGLGVTKVENGLREMLQSYGVDVQEAMVLDPQNEPFPVAVNRTVGGFQVREIQALSYPFFVDVRPDGMARDNPMVSNLPAVTMNWVSPVVVDETKLAEHDVTVLLQSSPASWLRTDTNIQPDFEAYPEYGFAVEGEQKSYPLAVAVQGTFTSYFKDKPSPWEASNEEGDSGTTTSQDQPPATFLDQSPETARLVVIGSAEFVDDLVLNLSAQLTQDRFRNNLLFLQNAVDWSVEDLDLLSIRARGNNVRILKPLTEREQSMWEIANYGVALLALLVVGGIWQWRRRHEKPIPLGSPTSFGDLGVESGG
- a CDS encoding ABC transporter ATP-binding protein is translated as MIDVHGVSKAYGTIRALSDVSFTIEEGEIVGLLGPNGAGKTTLIKILTGYLQPDEGQVTIAGFDVLTQTQDVQAHIGYLPENAPLYPELSVQAYLKLMADLRRVPPAEQNERIARAVYATGLTDRLTQPIGQLSKGYRQRVGLAQAILHRPKLLILDEPTVGLDPTQIVEIRRLIRRLAQHATILFSTHILSEVEALCDRVLILMNGQVRADARISELATTHNAILVLNQEVAGVRDALARLDGVVAVERDSQNGYPFYRVRGREDADLCPAIYRLAADQGWPVRELRNDVQTLESVFNQLAVAA